From Nitrosopumilus zosterae, the proteins below share one genomic window:
- the cheB gene encoding chemotaxis-specific protein-glutamate methyltransferase CheB, whose protein sequence is MLKEETIPISVGIVNDSNLMRKYISDLINVDEIEIKWTAVNGEDALAKISKRKPDVILLDLEMPTMDGMTFIENMEKMKMMIPTIIVSSFSQDGSKVVLDALENGAVDFVTIPLKDIDDKKLQEELLTKIKISAKSDPIQLITEKIYSLKPSKKIFTKSNSSERLIVIGSSTGGPGMVQKVLSKLPANIAAGILVVQHMPKEFTKQFANRLSEKTGFIVREANEGDEIRDHEILVAPGDYHMIVLPNRRIHLDSSEKRFGVRPSVNMTMVSAAEVYGSNVIGVVLTGMGHDGGFGMKTIKKRGGHTIVQNKETCVIFGMPKAVIDLDAADHVVGINEIPIKIYEEMQNLV, encoded by the coding sequence ATGTTAAAAGAAGAAACAATACCAATCAGCGTAGGCATTGTAAATGACTCAAATCTTATGCGAAAATACATATCAGATTTGATTAATGTGGATGAAATTGAAATTAAATGGACAGCAGTAAACGGTGAAGATGCATTAGCAAAAATATCCAAGAGAAAACCAGATGTAATTTTGTTAGATTTGGAAATGCCAACAATGGATGGAATGACTTTCATTGAAAATATGGAAAAAATGAAAATGATGATTCCAACAATAATAGTAAGCAGTTTTTCACAAGACGGATCGAAAGTAGTTCTTGATGCATTAGAGAACGGCGCAGTAGATTTTGTCACCATACCATTAAAAGACATAGATGACAAAAAGCTGCAAGAAGAATTATTAACAAAAATAAAAATTTCTGCAAAATCAGATCCAATACAATTGATTACAGAAAAAATTTATTCACTTAAGCCAAGTAAAAAAATTTTTACAAAATCAAATTCATCTGAACGATTAATAGTAATCGGCTCATCAACTGGAGGACCAGGAATGGTTCAAAAAGTGTTAAGCAAACTACCTGCAAATATTGCCGCTGGAATTTTGGTAGTACAACATATGCCAAAAGAATTTACAAAACAGTTTGCCAATAGATTATCAGAAAAAACAGGATTCATAGTAAGAGAAGCTAATGAAGGAGATGAAATCAGAGATCATGAAATCCTAGTAGCACCTGGAGACTATCATATGATTGTTCTTCCGAATAGAAGGATTCACTTAGATTCAAGTGAAAAGAGATTTGGAGTTAGACCATCAGTTAACATGACAATGGTTTCTGCAGCAGAAGTATACGGATCAAATGTGATAGGTGTAGTACTTACAGGGATGGGTCATGATGGAGGATTTGGTATGAAAACAATAAAAAAAAGAGGAGGTCACACCATTGTTCAAAATAAAGAAACATGTGTGATTTTTGGAATGCCAAAAGCTGTAATTGATCTTGATGCCGCTGATCACGTAGTAGGAATAAATGAAATACCAATAAAAATTTATGAGGAAATGCAAAATCTTGTCTGA
- a CDS encoding chemotaxis protein CheA — MSENNYREMYVSEALEHIEIMNKTLLQLEEQPENRSYLDQIFRSAHTIKGMASTMNYDDTRELCKNIENIFDNIRKGTEKLTHDLTSALFVCIDLLQQMISDDKLKVDLAPYLKKLESPEQEIQNIPIQESVKATTSPTIRVKMSDLDSVVNLVGELLTSKMQLQQTIENEKHENLKQIVTEIDRLITDLQYQSMQIRLVPIDQIFGRFNRTVRDTSQKLSKKINLSMDGSGIELDRSVLDSITDPLLHILRNCADHGIESPDERTICGKPETGNITLTVSRKGENVLIIINDDGRGIDVDRVKEKAIESGIITQEEAEKISHQEAVQLIGAPGLSTAKEVTDISGRGVGMDVVISQIESVGGTVKINSERGNGTTIELSLPLSLSIIRGLLVVISEEKFAIPLSSITTTLQIKQNEITSLHGTEVIRLRDKIIPLIKLNELFDMKINESDKSKPLTVVIIENDGKNYGLVVDKFERNQEIVIKKLDRNESTNLFSNATILPDGKVALVIDPSTIIQ; from the coding sequence TTGTCTGAGAATAATTATCGCGAGATGTATGTTTCCGAAGCATTAGAGCATATAGAAATAATGAACAAGACATTATTACAATTGGAAGAACAGCCAGAAAATAGATCATATTTAGATCAAATCTTTCGGTCAGCTCATACTATCAAAGGCATGGCATCTACAATGAATTATGACGATACAAGAGAATTATGCAAAAATATTGAAAACATATTTGACAATATTAGAAAAGGAACAGAAAAATTAACACATGATCTTACCAGTGCACTTTTTGTATGCATTGATCTTTTACAACAAATGATATCAGATGACAAATTAAAAGTGGATTTAGCACCTTATTTAAAAAAACTAGAATCACCAGAACAAGAAATTCAAAATATTCCCATACAAGAATCCGTCAAAGCAACAACATCACCTACAATAAGAGTAAAAATGTCGGATTTGGACTCTGTTGTAAATTTAGTTGGAGAATTATTGACATCAAAAATGCAATTACAGCAAACAATTGAAAATGAAAAACATGAAAATTTAAAACAAATAGTAACAGAAATTGATAGATTAATCACAGATTTACAATATCAGTCGATGCAAATTCGACTTGTCCCAATAGATCAGATTTTTGGTAGATTCAATAGAACAGTAAGAGACACATCTCAAAAATTATCAAAGAAAATCAATTTGAGCATGGATGGTTCTGGAATTGAATTGGATAGAAGTGTTTTAGATTCTATTACAGATCCATTATTACACATTCTAAGAAATTGCGCAGATCATGGCATTGAATCACCTGATGAACGAACAATTTGTGGAAAACCAGAAACAGGCAATATCACACTCACAGTTTCAAGAAAAGGAGAAAATGTTCTCATCATAATCAATGATGACGGAAGAGGAATTGATGTAGACAGAGTAAAAGAAAAAGCTATAGAAAGCGGAATCATCACTCAAGAAGAAGCAGAGAAAATATCGCATCAAGAAGCAGTTCAATTAATTGGAGCTCCAGGTTTGTCCACCGCAAAAGAAGTAACAGACATTTCAGGAAGAGGGGTAGGAATGGACGTAGTAATTTCACAAATTGAGTCAGTTGGAGGAACAGTCAAAATCAACAGTGAGAGAGGTAATGGAACCACTATTGAATTGTCTTTACCTTTGAGTCTTTCAATAATTAGAGGATTACTAGTAGTGATATCAGAGGAAAAATTTGCAATTCCACTTTCAAGTATTACAACTACACTCCAAATAAAACAGAATGAAATAACTTCATTGCATGGAACTGAAGTAATTAGACTTAGAGATAAAATAATTCCTTTGATAAAACTAAATGAATTATTTGATATGAAAATTAATGAATCAGATAAATCAAAACCACTGACAGTAGTAATAATTGAAAATGATGGAAAAAATTATGGGTTAGTGGTGGATAAATTTGAAAGAAATCAAGAAATTGTAATTAAAAAATTAGACAGAAATGAATCAACGAATTTGTTTTCAAATGCTACCATACTTCCAGATGGAAAAGTCGCTCTAGTAATAGATCCATCAACAATAATTCAATAG
- a CDS encoding chemotaxis protein CheC, translating into MNLQKIEIKKLSSTFNDYITEKTCEVFSTLLKEPIQHKLTILENNVNVRNICLTSKQIKLHSVRLNGKGDIHIELLYTLRLEDAMKIASKLLGSEVNMIDEMGESALQEVANILTGSFFNALSKDTGFRIDLSTPTFKEGELEELLSEPTNDVNSNSEDIVIADVLLTGKNSKTEIHMIIIQHPEHAKKLISHDSKDIEENKYSDKSNTNLLGGQNDAIDDLLKNL; encoded by the coding sequence ATGAACTTGCAAAAAATTGAAATTAAAAAATTATCCTCAACATTCAATGATTATATTACAGAAAAAACATGTGAAGTTTTTTCCACATTATTGAAAGAACCGATACAACACAAATTAACCATCCTAGAAAATAACGTAAATGTAAGAAACATCTGTTTAACATCCAAACAAATAAAATTACATTCAGTTAGATTAAACGGTAAAGGAGATATCCACATAGAGTTACTATATACCTTAAGACTTGAAGATGCAATGAAAATTGCATCAAAATTACTAGGTTCCGAAGTTAATATGATTGATGAAATGGGCGAATCAGCATTGCAAGAAGTTGCCAATATTTTAACGGGGTCATTTTTTAATGCATTATCTAAAGATACAGGATTTAGAATAGATTTATCCACACCAACATTCAAAGAAGGAGAATTAGAGGAATTATTATCAGAACCTACAAACGATGTCAATAGCAACAGTGAAGATATTGTAATTGCAGATGTGTTACTAACAGGAAAAAATAGTAAAACGGAAATCCATATGATCATCATTCAACATCCTGAACATGCAAAAAAATTGATTTCCCATGACTCAAAAGATATTGAAGAAAACAAGTATTCAGACAAATCAAATACAAATTTGCTAGGTGGTCAAAATGACGCAATTGACGATTTGTTAAAAAACTTATAG
- a CDS encoding flagellin gives MASGMISEGILIIASIVVAGLITGIVVSKVGTFEGYYTATTEAQKDKMLSKFEIIHVSQLNNTSVNAWIKNTGLTPIKGLGSSDLYFGPITSVDFVEYSTGTTPQWIFNGTNVDSVWSQGDTIQITIQDGTALQSNTSYLVQLTISNGESDDYIFSVP, from the coding sequence ATGGCATCAGGAATGATCAGTGAAGGGATTTTAATTATTGCATCAATCGTAGTTGCAGGATTAATTACAGGTATTGTCGTGAGTAAGGTTGGAACGTTTGAAGGATACTATACCGCAACAACAGAAGCTCAAAAAGACAAAATGCTAAGCAAGTTTGAGATAATTCATGTTAGTCAGTTAAACAACACATCAGTGAATGCATGGATAAAAAATACAGGATTGACACCAATTAAGGGACTGGGTTCATCGGATCTATATTTTGGACCTATCACTTCAGTTGATTTTGTTGAATATTCAACAGGCACCACACCACAATGGATTTTCAATGGAACAAATGTGGATTCTGTATGGTCTCAAGGCGATACAATCCAAATCACAATACAGGACGGCACAGCATTACAAAGCAACACATCATATCTTGTTCAATTAACTATATCGAATGGGGAATCAGATGATTATATTTTCTCGGTACCTTGA
- a CDS encoding methyl-accepting chemotaxis protein produces the protein MSTQKTKIIDENTILKSESTDNINTNSNSMGTKVLKSFDQAVASSEELSETVTQLESASRSQTSGVEEVSQSLQSIASAIQGVAKNATKAMEMMRQSEEISKTISADAEKGMNKMDSMKSIVSESSNDVKKLAVELSKVDNMTGFITQIAEQTNLLALNAAIEAARAGDVGRGFAVVADEVRRLAENSKKGAEDISELVSSLKNSSDKTTGSIEKGNSIVQDAHEVITNILTSIKNISVSISEVVSQMQEISVATEEVSSGTEEATAASEEVLSVAQTNLESFEDIVKAKDKETKSLKDAYKDARTLSEITNVLDSSTIISTTDVDGISDYVNHFFLDISKFPEEELKGEMHRIFKSDWHDEKLFDLLWKTISSGKIFQTYLRNKTKDGKRFWTKTVVSPTFDENNNVKGYVIIGTPITEIMEMTGMEEACRDIDAGKIVKPQIKEIVEKLKKGNIK, from the coding sequence ATGTCAACACAAAAAACCAAAATCATCGATGAAAACACAATCTTAAAATCGGAATCAACAGATAATATTAATACAAATAGTAATAGCATGGGAACAAAGGTTCTCAAATCATTTGATCAAGCAGTAGCATCATCTGAAGAATTAAGTGAAACAGTGACACAGTTAGAATCAGCCTCAAGAAGTCAGACAAGCGGAGTTGAAGAAGTATCACAATCATTACAATCAATCGCATCAGCAATTCAAGGAGTAGCTAAAAATGCGACAAAAGCCATGGAGATGATGCGACAATCCGAGGAAATCAGCAAAACCATCAGTGCGGATGCTGAAAAAGGAATGAACAAAATGGACAGTATGAAATCAATTGTATCAGAATCATCAAATGACGTAAAGAAATTAGCAGTAGAATTATCAAAAGTGGACAACATGACAGGATTTATTACTCAAATTGCAGAGCAAACAAATCTTTTGGCACTTAATGCAGCAATTGAAGCTGCAAGAGCAGGAGATGTGGGAAGAGGGTTTGCAGTGGTGGCTGATGAGGTAAGAAGACTCGCAGAAAATTCTAAAAAAGGGGCAGAAGACATTTCAGAACTTGTGAGTTCATTAAAAAATTCATCAGACAAAACAACAGGCAGTATTGAAAAAGGAAACAGTATTGTTCAAGATGCTCATGAAGTAATTACAAATATACTTACATCAATTAAGAATATTTCAGTATCAATTTCAGAAGTCGTTTCACAAATGCAAGAAATTTCAGTGGCAACAGAAGAAGTTTCAAGTGGAACAGAAGAGGCTACTGCTGCAAGTGAAGAAGTTTTATCTGTAGCACAAACAAATCTAGAGAGTTTTGAAGATATTGTTAAAGCAAAAGACAAAGAAACAAAGAGTCTAAAAGATGCATATAAAGATGCAAGAACATTATCAGAAATCACAAATGTGTTAGATTCATCAACAATCATATCAACTACAGATGTTGATGGAATAAGTGATTATGTAAATCACTTTTTCTTAGATATTTCAAAGTTCCCCGAAGAGGAATTAAAAGGCGAGATGCATAGAATTTTCAAATCAGATTGGCATGATGAGAAATTATTCGATTTACTGTGGAAAACAATTTCAAGTGGAAAAATATTTCAGACATATCTTAGAAATAAAACAAAAGATGGCAAAAGATTCTGGACAAAAACAGTAGTCAGTCCAACATTTGATGAAAATAACAACGTCAAAGGATATGTGATAATTGGAACGCCAATTACAGAAATAATGGAAATGACAGGCATGGAAGAAGCATGTAGAGATATTGATGCAGGAAAAATAGTCAAGCCACAGATCAAGGAAATTGTTGAAAAACTAAAAAAAGGAAATATCAAATAA
- a CDS encoding chemotaxis protein CheW, with protein MSTQTVLNETIQVVTFTISEKSSKKGNYAVPIDQVKEIKIVEAITKIPKSKPYVRGVMNLRGKIIPIIDVNKKIGLSNSNTTEIEKQRILVADVNDTLTGLLVDEVNEVLRISTKDVEESPQGAFEENYIKGIAKMNEKLIILVDVSKFLNETKEHIKNDTSMNAKSVEIESEDIVENNNDEIIPEIEAIINQDA; from the coding sequence ATGTCAACACAAACAGTGTTAAATGAGACAATACAAGTTGTTACATTTACCATTTCAGAAAAATCTTCAAAAAAGGGTAATTATGCAGTACCAATTGATCAAGTTAAAGAAATTAAAATTGTTGAAGCAATTACAAAAATACCTAAATCAAAACCATATGTTAGAGGAGTGATGAATTTAAGAGGAAAAATTATCCCAATTATTGATGTGAACAAAAAAATAGGATTATCAAATTCGAATACAACTGAAATTGAAAAACAAAGAATACTCGTTGCAGATGTAAACGATACTCTCACAGGACTCCTAGTTGATGAGGTGAACGAAGTATTAAGAATATCAACAAAAGATGTAGAGGAATCCCCACAAGGTGCATTTGAAGAGAATTACATCAAAGGAATAGCTAAAATGAATGAAAAATTAATTATTCTAGTAGATGTGTCCAAGTTCTTGAATGAAACCAAAGAACACATTAAAAATGACACATCAATGAATGCAAAATCTGTGGAAATAGAATCAGAAGATATAGTAGAGAACAATAATGATGAAATTATTCCAGAAATAGAAGCTATAATTAATCAAGACGCATAA
- a CDS encoding type II/IV secretion system ATPase subunit codes for MVFDISKINDAEFVQKIKEKPYLKNYLETYQAKGNPLPLFSEELKAEHKKLKEPNLIYAVGEDTFIHINPHTTSDDGYNEYVIIEPDEPDRELMEFADKVFAAKAGGLDPPIEITERFNMVDQYLSKTLVSSPNPVDYSKLGDPFTIKTLPVEANKITDLKYHFLQKRAGTGLLDPFLNDPNLEDISIIGAGNMYIIHKAFGTLKVPVFLSVDAIDELIISLSEQFGKTISHARPVVDATLPDGSRINIVFGKDISRKGTNATIRKFASTPLSIIQVLTSGVMNFTEVAYLWMMLEAGMSLFVNGETASGKTTTLMGLTAFIPANWKIVTIEDTPELTLPHNNWITEATRNTGNAASSVTMDDLLKAALRQRPNYILVGEIRGAEGNVAFAAMQTGHPVIATFHAAGMVPLIQRLSNDPINIPKTYMENLNLALFQGAVLNPEGKRVRRVLSINEILGISNEGNVMFIPVFDWDAGTDTVRFKGKGSSALFISKVLEKRGMKKKDEGKLYEELELRAKILEKMMEKKIFNYYDVFNAISHCNEVGLEEYLKELEEQ; via the coding sequence ATGGTTTTTGACATATCAAAAATTAACGATGCAGAATTTGTCCAGAAAATAAAGGAAAAGCCATATCTGAAAAACTATCTCGAGACATATCAAGCAAAAGGGAATCCACTTCCTCTTTTCTCCGAAGAATTAAAAGCTGAACACAAAAAACTGAAAGAACCAAATTTAATTTATGCAGTTGGAGAAGACACATTCATCCACATTAATCCACACACTACCTCAGATGACGGATATAATGAATATGTAATAATTGAGCCTGATGAACCAGATAGGGAATTAATGGAATTTGCAGACAAAGTGTTTGCTGCAAAAGCTGGAGGGTTAGATCCACCAATAGAAATTACAGAGAGATTCAACATGGTAGATCAATATCTCAGTAAAACCTTGGTATCATCCCCAAATCCGGTAGATTATTCTAAATTGGGGGATCCATTTACAATAAAGACTCTACCAGTAGAGGCAAACAAAATAACTGATCTGAAATACCATTTTCTGCAAAAAAGAGCAGGGACTGGACTTTTAGATCCATTTCTAAATGATCCAAATTTAGAAGATATTTCAATTATTGGAGCTGGAAACATGTACATAATTCACAAAGCATTTGGAACATTAAAAGTTCCAGTTTTTCTCAGTGTTGATGCAATTGATGAATTAATTATCAGTTTATCAGAACAGTTTGGAAAAACAATATCGCATGCAAGACCGGTGGTCGATGCAACGTTACCTGATGGTTCCAGAATTAACATAGTATTTGGAAAAGACATTAGTAGAAAAGGAACAAATGCAACTATACGTAAATTTGCCAGTACACCACTATCAATAATTCAAGTTCTGACATCAGGAGTCATGAATTTTACTGAAGTTGCATATTTGTGGATGATGTTAGAAGCAGGAATGAGTCTTTTTGTAAATGGAGAGACTGCATCAGGAAAAACCACAACATTGATGGGATTAACGGCATTCATTCCAGCAAATTGGAAAATAGTAACAATTGAAGATACTCCTGAATTAACACTGCCACATAACAACTGGATTACAGAGGCCACTAGAAACACGGGAAATGCAGCTTCCAGCGTTACAATGGATGATCTTCTCAAAGCAGCATTAAGACAGAGACCCAATTACATTCTTGTAGGAGAAATCAGGGGTGCTGAAGGAAACGTAGCATTTGCAGCTATGCAAACAGGTCACCCTGTAATTGCAACATTTCACGCAGCAGGCATGGTTCCACTTATTCAAAGACTCTCAAATGATCCAATTAACATTCCAAAAACATACATGGAAAATTTAAACTTGGCATTATTCCAAGGAGCGGTCCTTAATCCAGAAGGAAAAAGAGTTCGTCGAGTATTATCAATAAATGAAATTTTAGGAATTTCAAATGAGGGTAACGTAATGTTCATACCAGTTTTTGATTGGGATGCAGGAACAGATACAGTAAGATTCAAAGGAAAAGGAAGCAGTGCACTATTCATTTCAAAAGTATTAGAAAAAAGAGGGATGAAAAAGAAAGATGAGGGAAAATTATACGAAGAACTAGAGTTACGTGCAAAAATTTTAGAGAAAATGATGGAAAAAAAAATATTCAATTATTATGATGTGTTCAATGCAATTTCACATTGTAATGAGGTGGGGTTGGAAGAATATCTAAAGGAGCTCGAGGAACAATGA
- a CDS encoding CheR family methyltransferase gives MTESEINTILDKIRMEVRTKTGKNIDDFKAAFLERRIRYRMEINGIVNFDEYLKLLSTNLEEANNLYLAFSINVTQFFRDPHVWEKLEKEIIPNLINKSKVHTVYVWSCGCATGEEPYSVSITLNEALKSRDVKYEIFANDINLDAISRAKKGIYRDANLANINTERRVKYFQKLEYDQYQIKSNISNQIKYENIDMMRIAEKKFHMIFCRNVLIYYDKQRYMEIFKKFADSLTENGILILGQNESMFGTIGNKLFSTLYPKERIYQKREE, from the coding sequence TTGACGGAGTCAGAAATTAACACGATTTTAGATAAAATAAGAATGGAAGTAAGGACAAAAACAGGAAAAAACATAGATGATTTCAAAGCTGCATTTTTAGAAAGAAGAATTCGTTACAGAATGGAAATTAATGGAATTGTGAATTTTGACGAATATTTAAAACTGCTATCTACAAATTTGGAGGAGGCAAATAATCTTTATTTAGCATTCTCAATTAATGTAACACAGTTTTTTAGAGATCCACATGTTTGGGAGAAACTGGAGAAGGAAATAATTCCAAATTTAATAAATAAATCAAAAGTTCATACTGTGTATGTATGGAGTTGCGGATGTGCAACAGGTGAAGAACCATACAGTGTTTCAATAACACTAAATGAAGCATTAAAATCAAGAGATGTTAAATATGAAATTTTTGCAAATGATATTAATTTAGATGCAATTAGCCGTGCAAAAAAAGGAATTTACAGAGATGCAAATTTAGCAAATATCAATACAGAAAGAAGGGTAAAGTATTTTCAAAAATTAGAATATGATCAATATCAAATCAAATCCAACATAAGTAATCAAATAAAATATGAAAATATAGACATGATGAGAATTGCAGAAAAGAAATTCCATATGATTTTTTGCAGAAATGTGTTGATCTACTATGATAAACAGAGATACATGGAAATTTTTAAAAAATTTGCAGACTCATTAACTGAGAATGGAATACTTATTCTTGGACAAAATGAATCTATGTTTGGTACGATTGGAAATAAGTTATTTTCAACTCTGTACCCAAAAGAAAGAATTTATCAAAAAAGAGAAGAATAA
- a CDS encoding ATPase domain-containing protein: MLNIISTGNEEIDRQFGGGIPSPSLVFIEGAHGTGKSAISAQIMNGLLTSKKSLLCVIENTVKQHIQKMKSITFNFSKPFVRSQLIFVPMYIKDAKWTNNNTEKILPAIKEFILEKIDKVDGVIIDSISPMVNNSKNESILDFLSFCKEIVAMGKTIIITSHSSDFSQATNTAIIGTTDVYIKLGTVVVGDKEVKTLKIIKILGAADTPEAGFAFEVDLIFGIKIVPISMANA, encoded by the coding sequence ATGCTTAATATTATTTCTACAGGAAATGAAGAGATAGACAGACAATTTGGAGGAGGAATTCCTTCGCCATCTCTTGTATTCATAGAAGGAGCACATGGAACTGGAAAAAGTGCAATTTCAGCACAAATAATGAATGGATTACTTACATCAAAAAAAAGTTTACTTTGTGTAATTGAGAATACAGTCAAACAACATATTCAAAAAATGAAATCAATCACATTTAATTTTTCAAAACCTTTTGTTCGTAGTCAATTAATTTTTGTTCCAATGTATATCAAAGATGCAAAATGGACTAATAACAATACAGAAAAGATTCTGCCTGCAATTAAAGAATTTATTTTAGAAAAAATAGATAAAGTAGACGGAGTAATTATTGATTCAATTTCCCCAATGGTAAATAACTCAAAAAATGAATCAATACTTGACTTTCTATCATTTTGCAAAGAAATAGTAGCAATGGGAAAAACAATAATCATAACGAGTCATTCATCTGATTTTTCACAAGCCACAAACACAGCAATAATTGGAACTACAGACGTATACATCAAATTAGGAACAGTTGTAGTGGGGGATAAAGAAGTAAAGACTCTAAAAATCATAAAGATATTAGGTGCTGCAGATACGCCAGAAGCAGGTTTTGCTTTTGAGGTAGATTTGATTTTCGGAATAAAGATTGTTCCAATATCAATGGCTAATGCATAG
- a CDS encoding flagellar assembly protein FlaJ — protein MMVNKVKDVKNLFTSGSKVDENFVYFIALLYCISTGEIGAVDLFKTGKDSKYGKYSNAFRDTYRLGVGWSYGLASACEMMGRKVSKQKDDPTKLLLVKLSQVVRLGDDLKTFFRDELKNSLASYSIKYEANLETQKLFSEMFYTLMSTASFMISANAIMSMLMGFGDSETILIISMMGTGIGMAVFVAMMFFMFPRDVLAHTDDAIEKQFRMKMYIGIFGTVGISSVLLITNMVSPILAVGLGGIPLLYPGIIAKKQESKISTYTEWYPTFILHFGQLLSTVGSMGQALQAVMRSNFGTIQIFIDGLKNRIKNRIDQKICFQLFSIEAGHHIIANGNDIVSTSIYKGADMNLVGNVVADITKKISELRGKRAQNASTFQLVVVILHVLSLSIFGLMNKLTELFNDLSEGDLSNAAFELSPIDPVLMSMLMPVLLIMTSIISGFAIKIIQGGLYKTVFFHIGLLLVVGGISMFAINEFMADFLDSIIFTAPLPGV, from the coding sequence ATGATGGTAAACAAAGTAAAAGATGTGAAAAATCTTTTTACCTCAGGAAGTAAAGTTGATGAAAATTTTGTTTATTTCATTGCCTTGTTGTACTGTATTTCTACAGGTGAAATTGGAGCAGTGGATCTTTTTAAAACTGGAAAAGACTCAAAGTATGGAAAATACTCTAATGCATTCAGAGACACATACAGATTGGGTGTTGGATGGTCATATGGATTGGCATCGGCATGTGAAATGATGGGAAGAAAAGTTTCAAAACAAAAAGACGATCCGACAAAACTACTTCTTGTAAAACTATCTCAAGTTGTAAGATTAGGGGATGACTTGAAGACATTTTTTAGAGATGAATTAAAAAATTCATTGGCATCATATTCGATAAAATATGAAGCAAATCTTGAGACGCAGAAATTATTTTCAGAGATGTTTTACACTTTAATGTCTACTGCATCATTCATGATTTCTGCAAACGCTATTATGAGCATGTTAATGGGATTTGGGGATTCAGAAACAATTCTAATTATCTCAATGATGGGCACGGGTATTGGGATGGCAGTATTTGTAGCAATGATGTTTTTCATGTTTCCAAGAGACGTACTAGCACACACAGATGATGCAATTGAAAAACAATTTCGAATGAAGATGTATATAGGAATTTTCGGTACAGTTGGAATTTCATCAGTACTTTTAATTACAAACATGGTATCACCAATTCTTGCTGTAGGGTTAGGGGGAATACCATTACTTTATCCAGGAATAATTGCAAAAAAACAAGAATCAAAAATTTCAACATACACTGAATGGTATCCTACATTTATTCTCCATTTTGGACAATTATTATCCACAGTAGGTTCCATGGGGCAAGCACTACAGGCAGTAATGCGAAGTAATTTTGGAACCATTCAGATATTCATTGACGGATTAAAGAATAGAATCAAAAATAGAATTGACCAGAAAATTTGTTTCCAATTATTCTCAATTGAAGCAGGACATCACATCATTGCAAATGGAAATGACATTGTTTCAACATCAATATACAAAGGAGCCGATATGAATCTAGTAGGAAATGTAGTTGCAGACATTACAAAAAAAATTAGTGAGTTAAGAGGTAAAAGAGCACAGAACGCATCAACATTTCAACTAGTTGTAGTTATTTTACATGTTCTCTCGTTGTCAATATTTGGATTAATGAATAAATTAACGGAGTTATTCAACGATTTATCAGAAGGAGATCTTTCAAATGCTGCGTTTGAATTAAGTCCAATAGATCCAGTCCTAATGAGTATGCTGATGCCAGTTTTACTCATAATGACATCAATAATTAGCGGATTTGCCATAAAAATTATTCAAGGAGGCCTATACAAAACAGTCTTCTTTCATATTGGATTATTACTTGTCGTAGGAGGAATCTCAATGTTTGCAATAAATGAATTTATGGCAGACTTTTTGGATAGCATCATCTTTACAGCTCCACTTCCAGGAGTTTGA